Below is a window of Salvelinus alpinus chromosome 34, SLU_Salpinus.1, whole genome shotgun sequence DNA.
tttactgaggagtggcttccatctggccaatctaccataaaggcctgatggttggcgtgctgcagagatgggacaaccttccagaaggacaaccatctccacagaagaactgagGCAATGGAAACATGTGAGGTGATAAAAGAGAGAGCCATGCCACCACCATTCAGAGCAGCCAGGGCCAGATGAGAAAGGATAGGGAAGTCAGCTGCTGGTGTTCTCTGCAAAGAGCACAGTCACATGCTTGTGGTTTGTAACAAATGCATGTACTAAGAAAGCATAAGTAAGCATCACACACACTGTTCCTTTTAGTGTTCATGTTTTCTAAATTCACAATTGTTAGCGTTGTCATTTATATTGATGAACTTTggattttcaaaaatgtttttaaatattaTAAAACATGCTTAAGGTGGATTCATTTTGTTCTTCACACAAAGGTTTAATGTGAAACTGTAATATTGATTGTAAGAAAAATGCTATTATTTTCAAAAGCCGTTATGAACTTATGTTATCATTCGTGCGAGTGTagtatttcactacactcgcattaacatctgctaaccatgtatgtgaccaataaatgtGATCAAAATGTGTATCAAACCGTTGAGCGActaaaaacatttcaaacaataaAATAACTATTGAAAAGTTCCAAATCACTCAAAATAATGTCTCACAAAATAATATTTTAGACCCATATAAATAAAACAGATATTACAGTAGCGGGTCATTTTGACCCAGCCTATGCATTCTTGGGGCGCCATGTTTACTATGCATCCTAGGGTTAAAATTATTAATTGACCTTTCATTTAATAATGCAACAATCATTGTCATGATTTGTAAATACAATTTATGAGAAAAGAGTTACAATTAAATTTATTGAGTTAAAATAATGGACATTTCTTGACATACTATTAGAGATTGTAATAGGATTACTATTATGACAGTGACTGTAAAAAGGGAGACCATAAAGAGCAGTGGTACTTACCATAACTGCTAAATGTGTCAATTTGACAATGCCATCTAGTGCAAAACTACCAATTTCAACTTGAGTGAACACTGAATGTAGATATCAGAAATAATTGAGTCTGGCCAAACTGCTGCATCATGCAGAAACAGTTTATATGTCCAGCATCGGGGCATTAAAATAAGCCTGAACCGTAGGGCAAGGATATACAGAACATTTTGTGAATGCAGATAGTAATGCATCTTACGCCTCATGTCCACTGAGTTCCGGCAGAAGTAATTAATTGTCAACGGAGCAGTCCGCATTGCTACGTTGGGGGGTACCACTAGGCTGCGGTGAGTTGTGTACCGCATGCGTATAATATGTTCAACTCGTTCGTGGCTTTACAGTGCGGTGGTACAAACGGAAGTACAACTAGATAAAAGCTAGCTAGTTGGAGTCTGTAAAAAGCAAAGTACATGTGTGTCAAGTACGGTAAATACGGGCTAGACTTCCGGAAAAACAAAACGCATATGCATTTATTTGGTGGACATCGGGCAACATTCTTGTGAACTAAGTGCAGCCTACTTGGGAGCAGTCctgataaaaaaattaaaaaagtaaTATCAGCAACCTTCTAGATTCCGGCTAAATGTCCACAATTCTCTGGTTTGATAATACAAATAATATTTGGTCAAAAATATTAGTagggttaataaaccgtcaattcgtaaactcaaacctctgtctggacaattgttcctttatgatctagtcaggtcattacagtattttATTTGGTATGTGAAGCATAATACGTTGGATATAAGCCAACAAAACAGAAGAGTAAAAGTGTTACATTAAACAGCATATTGTACCCTTAGATTAAGGgttagactgttggtgttgtGGCTGTGCAATTAATTTAATAAAAGTAAACCAACCCAacatgaaaacaaaatgtttaagtCATCTTGTAGTGTAGGAATAAACTTTTTTTTATACAAGTGCTacaaaaactatactaaatattttAGCTGTAAAAAGTACATATACCGCATTGTGTTAAAATAGGAATATTTAACAAAATAGTTTATACAAAAATTCTATGTATGGGACTACATTTAAAGAATTTAAATAaactgtgtgtgtacacacacacacatgtggaaacctgctcgtcgaacatctcattccaaaatcaggcattaatatggagttggtcccccctttgcttctataacagcctctactcttctgggaaggctttcaactagatgttggaacattgctgcgggaactcgcttccatttagccacaagagtagtgatgtcaggcactgatgttcggcgattaggcctggctcgcagttggcgttccaattcatcccaaaggtgttcgatggggttgaggtcagggctctctgcaggtcagtcaagttcttccacaccgatctcaacaaaccatttctgtatggacctcgctttgtgcatgagggcattgtcatgctgaaacaggaaaggacattccccaaactgttgccacaaagtcggaagcacagaatagtttagaatgtcattgtatgttgtagtgttaagatttcccttcactggaactaaggggcctagcccgaaccatgaaaaacagccccagaccattattcctcctcaaccaaacttcacagttggcactatgcattggggacggtagagttctcctggcatttgccaaacccagattcgtccaacggactgccagatggtgaagcgtgattcatcattccagagaacgctttccactgctccagagttcaatggtagcaagctttacaccactccagccaacgcttggcattgcgcatggtgatctgtacggaaacccatttcatgaagctcccgacaaacagttcttgtgctgacgttgcttccagaggcagtttggaactcaatagtgaatgttgcaaccgaggacagatgatttttatgcgcttcagcactcagcggtccagttctgtgagcttgtgtggcctaccactttgcggctgagccgttgttgctcctagacgtttcacaacagcacttacagttgactggggccgctctagcagggcagaaatttgacgaactgacttgttggaaaggtggcaatcctatgacggtgccacgttgaaagtcacttggctctttagtaaggccattctactgccaatgttggtctatggagattgtatggctgtgcgctcgattttatacacctgtcagcaatggattTGGATgtaatagccgaatccacttatttgaaggggtgtccacatacgtgtgtgtgtgtatataccacTAGAATCAGTGAATAATCTGTGGATCCCTAAGGAAGGGATAAGGATCCAAATCTGCCAGCACTGAAAGTAGAGTATAGACAGCATGTACAAAGAAACTTAACTTGAACTATGTCACAGATCACATAACAAATTACCTTAAAAGCGTTACGTGAAGGGAAATGGTTATGCCAAATGGCTTATGTATTTTATAGAATTAAGAATAGCAGCATTAGATGGGTGGTTGGCCAAATAGTGCATTTCAGTCACAATCCATTGAACTGTCAGCATTTAGAGAATGTGAGACGGAAGGGTAGGAAAGAAAACACTTGGTCTGTGCCATCACTCTCAGGCTCTGGGCATCTTAGCAATGAGTCACTGGTCCCGAGCTTCATACAGCAGTTTGGCAGCCTGTCAGAGAACAGAGACATAGTACAGGCAGAACTATTCAAAATAACTATTCAACCACATACACAGTACGTAATGGCAGGTCTGAAGCTTGGATATCACAACATAAATTCCAGTAGTATCAAATATAATCTTCCTTTTAAAACACAAGCCAGCCTGTTAATGTGGTGTACCTTGTGCATAGCAGCCAGCCATGAGGAGGCAGTCTTCTTGTCGTCTGCTGCCTCCATGCGTAACTGCTGGGGGTCCTGAGAGCCAGTGGGTTTGTAATGGAGCAACATGCCACTGGCCCTGGAGTTTCCCCCTGGACACAACACACAGTTAAgcacagcctggtctcagaccagacgtaacatagtaaatatgttatgtatggttacataagacagatggttacttagggtggttggtcggggtgggtGAGCATATAATAcaaacatctaccaacccaaatcTCATCACgtacaactttagcattttagcaactttAACTACTTTTTAGTTACTTGGCATGTTggctaaccctttaacctatctcctaaacttaaccccaaGCTAACATTCGCCACCTAGCTAGAatccgtaacatattgtacattttgcaacTTCGTAACATATTGCACGTTTTGCAAATATAATACAAAttataattcgtaacatatcatacaaaatgggtgatggacatccacaaatatttaccatacgaaacgtaacatataatACTAAATGGAGCATCTCGGATTttcatacagaataatacaaaatgctatAAGACCAGGTTGTTAAGTAAGGTACAGTAACAACACTCACTATCTTGGGATGTACTCTAAAAGCTTCAGCTCAGACTTTGTAAACCAAAACTGCTACCTGGCTGGTGTTCAAACTAATGACCttggtgaaaaaaaaataagtaacCTTACAACATATCTCAAAAGGACACAATAGCAAACATTGATTAAACAAAACATGCAAGTGCTTCTTTGTTAAAGACTGGCATGTGCCATAAATCACTAAGAAATCTTTAGACTTGaaaaaataaacaacaacatatcagaCGTTCACAGAAGAAGTTGATAGGAATGAGGGAATATGTTTGGATGTCTTGAGCTGTGaactgggttgtgttcagtaggcacaAAGCGGAAGAAAACAGCCCAAACTGAGAGAAACAGGAAGGTGCCACATGGAAACTGTCAAATCAAGTGTTTTGATATGGTGTTGCCTAATGAACACCAGCCTGGTCACAGTTAGAGGGGCAATGAGGCTCACTCTGGGTGTTTAGTTACACACAATCCCCCCCATGGAAGCATGCATGGGACACGGATTTTAAGGACGTTGCCTTTGTTCTACCACTGATATAAAATGCATGTACAATGATAACAAAGGCATCCTTATCAAAAGCAGGGCCAAAAACTCTGGAGGCAGGTGAACTTAAGATGGGGAGGAATAAGGGAGTGGGGGACGAGGGAGTATAACAGTGCTAACCTTCAGAGATATACTGACTGTCCCGCAGACTTGTGTAAGTGTGAATGTCATTCTCTAAGGTCATAAGGAGAAAAGGCCAGGCCGcccagaggcagagggagagagggagagagtgttttAATATTAAAGCAGAGAGGAAACAGTCAGGCACAACCACCACCTCAGTATACTTACCATGCTGTTAGATCAGTTAAGGGGTTTCAAATCAATACAATGAAAAGACACAGTCAACAGAATTTTACTGTGGATTTATGATTATACTTCCGTTCATAAAGAGGAGATGGAGCTAGTTCCTCCACCCACAGGAATCCATGTCTCTTAAATCAATAAGCGTTCAACGAGCTGCACAGTATCGCTGCTGTACGGTCATACTGCCCTCTGTACTGAGAGCAATCAAGCCAGAATGAGCAAACAACCAAAGAACATCGGATCCAGAGCTTTACCTTCAGGAGTGGACTCCTCCGTCAACACCTGCATACTGGAGATCCGAGACAGTTCCACCTCAAAATGGCTCTCCCCATCAAAGAAAAGATACctgagtggagagggagagaaaagagaggcgAGACAGTGATGTACTGAAAGTCTTAAAACTGGAAAGTGTACATTTTCTAAAGTGGTTCTATCAaagcacagatacagtatatgTCCTTCCAGCATTAACCTAAATAACTCCATTCTAGATACTTTCCCTTTGTGTAAAATGTAAAACACTCACGATACCTGTGGTTGTTGGAGAGACGACACATCATGGTCTCAGACGTCTTTGAGGTGCCCAAAGTGACAATAAAAGAACCACCTGAGTATGACAGCGAGGCCATTACCAGTGAGTCAAATTTAAAAAACATACCAATCAAAAATCCCTCTATAAATCCATCCAACTGTAGATACCTCCCAGTCCACTGGTGTTGTACTAAAGGATAAtcttggttaacccagaactaaaatctatCTTAATTTGGTTGTTTACATAGtataatctctcgtggacagacaaAGGATACAGCATTGTTTGACCATGCTATCTGGCTAACATGACCCCATTAGTCCAAAATTCTACAAGGCTTTCTCTCCAGGTCCCTGCCACTGCAGCAGGCCCTTGCCCTGGAGCTCACCATGCTGCAAATTGATTTTTAATTACGGGCCTGGCTGAGTGAAGCAGAGTGGAAGGGGCCTATTTATAACCACACTGATCTGCACCAACACTCTTCACTAGCCAGGAGGGGGTAGAGCGGGGCAGGACAGCATCACCGCAGACCTAGCCCTGCTCACTAACCgccctatatacacacacacacacacacacacacgtctgtgaGTTTGGGTGTCCTCCTTACACAATTGATTCATTCCTTTGAACTCACCTCCCATAAGCACTTTGAGCTGTTTGTCATAGAAGTCCATTTCCTTCTGGGAGACCAGGCTGCACTCGCCACACTGCCGGACTGGGTCGACGAAGCACATCCTGGGCAGAGCCACCTTCTTACTGCAGCACTTATCACAGAAACACCGGCCACACCGCCGACAGTGGTGCTGAACATCAACAGAACAAGAGGAAGGGAAGCAAAGGTAATACCAGGCAAAACTATGTATCCTATTGGCAAAAGTAACATTTTGGCTCAAAGTCAGGTTAAAAATGTAAATACAGTTAtctgatacactacatgaccaaaagtatgtggacacctgcttgtcaaacatctcattccaaaattatgagcattaatatggagttggtcccccctttgcttctataacagcctccactcttctgtgaagacTCTCAACTAAATGGTGGAAGGttagaagcaagtccccgcagcattcAGCCACAACGGCATTAATGAGGTGggtcactgatgttgggcgattaggcctggctcgcagtcagtgttcaaattaatcccaaaggtgttcgatggagttgaggtcagggctttgtgcaggccagtcaagttcttccacactgatcttagaaaacaatttctgtatggacctcgctttgtgcacaagggaattgtcatgctgaaacaggaaagggtctttaccaaactgttgccacaaagttggaagcacagagttgtctagaatgtcattgtgcgttaagatttcccttccctggaactaaggggcctcgaCCGAACTACGAAAAACAGCCCTAGAGcactattcctcctccaccacactttacagttggcactatgcagtcgggcaggtagcgttctcctggcatccaccaaacccatatTTATTCTTCGGACTTGATTCATCACTCCCGAGAAtgctttccactgctccagagtccagtgctggcgagctttacaccactccagccgacgcttggcattgtgagcttaggcttgtgtgcgtgcggctgcttggcaaacccatttcatgaagctcccgatgaacagttattgtgctaacgttgcttcaagaggcagtttggaactccgtagtgagtgttgcaacctaggacagactatttttatgcgatacgcgcttcagcactcgatggtcccgttctgtgagcttgtgtggcctaccagttcacagctgagcagttgttgctcctagatgttccaattcacaataacagcacttacagctgaacggggcagctctagcaggccaGACATttcacaaactgacttgttggaaaggtggcaatcCTATGAACCAccgtgccactttgaaagtcactgagctcttcaataaggccattctactgccaatgtttgtctatggagattgcattgctgtgtgcttgattttatacacctgtcagcaacaggtgtgccTGAACTAGCcaaatacactaatttgaaggagtgtccacatacttatgtaTATTATGGGATCATAGTAAATCAAACCTTTCTTGTAAGGAAGTCATATTTTTTGTCACACTGCATACAGCTTGGGCACTGAAAAAGGAAAAGGACATACTTTTGGTTCACTCAAGTTCAAACATGGACACAACAATTTGATTCACAGTTTAAATGGATTACCAAAAGACCTCTCCTTTACAAAAGATGATCACAAACCTAAGGCTTACAGTAACATACCCACAGACtttatatatttaactaggcaagtcagttaagaacaaattcttatttacaattacggcctaccagaaggcaaaagaccacttgcggggacaggggctgggattaaaaataaaaatataggacaacacACAGCACAACAAGAGAGATGCTACATAAAAGAGAGACCTAAGTAAAAGTTAGCCTAACACCGACTGTTTTAATGCCACCACATCTTAAAGATCAGTGTACCATTCAAATACATGTTTGAAGAGGCAGTGAGGTGTGACAAGCTGCTGGACAGGTTTACTGTAAGGTTCACACACAGCTATGACTCATGGCCATCCCCCACTCAAGTGTTTTCCAAAGTGGACCCATGTCATAACCATGATTAGCCAGGGTAGCCGCTCGTGGTCTTTATGGATCTCCACTATCGTCTGGCCTTAATGTGCACAGCAGGTAATATCCTGTCACACTGCGACCAGTTTGTACATAAAACATTCTCCATTAAGGCAGCAAAGGCTTCGATTACCTCAACTTGATTTAAAAATGGGGAGAATGTGGGTAAAAAGTGTACTTTCTTTATGAAACACATTTGTCCACCACCATACCAGAGTGGCTAATTAATAACTAGAATTTTAGGAATGATACTTTCTGATGTTgcattaactaggcaagtcaggttgcatcagaccagtggaggctgcttgggggaggacagctcataataaatGGCTGGAGTGGAGCATTTTCCGCTCCAGCCCTTACCATGAGCccttcctccccaattaaggtgccatcaGTCTGTTGTTTACCCCTGGCTGAATGCGGGGCGCAACATCAAGAAGTAGCATTCATACGCATTAGACACTAGCATGGTGGTGGATAatcaaatcccccccaaaaatgtaatggTCACGTACACGTATTTCGCAAGTGTtacgaaatgcttatgttcctagctccaaaagtgcagtaATCCCTAACAATACATGCAAATCCCAAATATGaaaaggaaatatatatatataaaatgcaacaatttcaaagattttactgagttaaatacagttcatataaggaaaatctatggatttcatgactcagaatatagatatgcatctgttggtcacagataccttaaagaagaaaggtaGGGGtgtagatcagaaaaccagtcagtatctggtgtgactgcTATTTGCCTAATGCAGCacaacatctccttcgcatagagttgatcaggctgttgattgtggcctgtggaggtcctgggctggcatggttatacATAGTCTGCAGTGGTGAGGCCAGTTGGaagtactgacaaattctctaaagttacattggaggcagcttatggtagagaaattaacatttaattatctGGAAACAGCCATGTTGGAAATTCCtttagtcagcatgccaattgcatgctctttcaaaacttgatacatctgtggtattgtgttgtgtgaaaaaactgcacattttagtggccttttattgtccccagcacaagctgcacctgtgtaatatccgcttcatgatatgccacacgtcaggtggatggattatcttggaaattgagaaatgctcactaacagagttgtaaacaaatttgtgcacaacatttcagagaaataagctttttgtgcatttggaacatttctgggatcttttatttcagctcatgaaaccaacactttacatattgcgtttacattttttgttcagtgtatatcgtGTGTATAAACATTATTGATATATGAATAGAAACATTTGTATACTATATAGAAAAGCAGTAGTTCTATAGGATGAGCCGAcaaaaatacaatatatacatatgtagtggaggtccttgatgatattcttggccttcctgtgacaccgggtgctataGATGTCTTGGAGGACAGGCAGTCAGCCTCCGGTGATGTGATGGgctgactgcaccaccctctacAGACCCCTGTGGTTGgggacggtgcagttgccgtaccaggcggtgatacagcccgacagaatgctctcaatagtgcatccgtagaagtttgtgagggtcttaggggccaagacaaatttcttcagcctcctgaagttgaagaggcgctgttggaggtgtggatggaccatttcacgTTGTCAGTGATGTGCGCGCCAAGGAACTTTTCCCCTTCTCCACTACGGCcccttcgatgtggatggggggtgctccctctgctgtctcctgaagtccacgatcagctccttcacttTGTttactttgagggagaggttattttcctgacaccactctgccagggccctcacctc
It encodes the following:
- the LOC139563899 gene encoding zinc finger FYVE domain-containing protein 21-like isoform X4; translation: MSTVPDGKKLVRSPSGLRMVPENGAFNSPFSLNEPQWVPDKEHHCRRCGRCFCDKCCSKKVALPRMCFVDPVRQCGECSLVSQKEMDFYDKQLKVLMGGGSFIVTLGTSKTSETMMCRLSNNHRYLFFDGESHFEVELSRISSMQVLTEESTPEGGNSRASGMLLHYKPTGSQDPQQLRMEAADDKKTASSWLAAMHKAAKLLYEARDQ
- the LOC139563899 gene encoding zinc finger FYVE domain-containing protein 21-like isoform X2, with product MSTVPDGKKLVRSPSGLRMVPENGAFNSPFSLNEPQWVPDKEHHCRRCGRCFCDKCCSKKVALPRMCFVDPVRQCGECSLVSQKEMDFYDKQLKVLMGGGSFIVTLGTSKTSETMMCRLSNNHRYLFFDGESHFEVELSRISSMQVLTEESTPEENDIHTYTSLRDSQYISEGGNSRASGMLLHYKPTGSQDPQQLRMEAADDKKTASSWLAAMHKAAKLLYEARDQ
- the LOC139563899 gene encoding zinc finger FYVE domain-containing protein 21-like isoform X1, which gives rise to MSTVPDGKKLVRSPSGLRMVPENGAFNSPFSLNEPQWVPDKECPSCMQCDKKYDFLTRKHHCRRCGRCFCDKCCSKKVALPRMCFVDPVRQCGECSLVSQKEMDFYDKQLKVLMGGGSFIVTLGTSKTSETMMCRLSNNHRYLFFDGESHFEVELSRISSMQVLTEESTPEENDIHTYTSLRDSQYISEGGNSRASGMLLHYKPTGSQDPQQLRMEAADDKKTASSWLAAMHKAAKLLYEARDQ
- the LOC139563899 gene encoding zinc finger FYVE domain-containing protein 21-like isoform X3, whose protein sequence is MSTVPDGKKLVRSPSGLRMVPENGAFNSPFSLNEPQWVPDKECPSCMQCDKKYDFLTRKHHCRRCGRCFCDKCCSKKVALPRMCFVDPVRQCGECSLVSQKEMDFYDKQLKVLMGGGSFIVTLGTSKTSETMMCRLSNNHRYLFFDGESHFEVELSRISSMQVLTEESTPEGGNSRASGMLLHYKPTGSQDPQQLRMEAADDKKTASSWLAAMHKAAKLLYEARDQ